TTCACTTAGCTATACCACCCAAAAACAAGATAATAAAAAATCACTTACTCATATTTTACCTACTCTTAATGCTTTTTATAAACAAAATTTATCTAAAAACAAAGAAGCTTTAACCTATCTTTACCAAAGGGGTTTAAATGATGAAGATATTAGAAAATTTGAACTAGGTTTTGCACCAAATTCTAATGAAACACTAAGACTTTTACAAAATGAACAAATTCATCATAATGATGCTTTAGAAGTAGGTGCTATAAAGCAAAATGATAATGGAATTTATGCAAGTTTTATTAACCGCATTACCTTTAGTATTTATGATCATAAAAATTTATTAATCGGTTTTGGCGGAAGAACACTTGATGAAAACAACATGGCAAAATATGTTAATTCTCCTCAAAGTAAGCTTTTTGATAAATCCCGTGTTTTTTACGCACTTAATTTAGCAAAAGATGAAATTTATAAACAAAAGGAAATGATAATTTGTGAAGGCTACATGGACGCCATAGCTTTTCACAAAGCAGGTTTTAAAAATGCAGTAGCAGTTTTAGGGACTGCTTTAGGTGAGCATCATATACCTTTGATTAAAAGATTAGAAGCTAAAGTGATTTTATGTTTTGATAATGATAATGCAGGTTTAAACGCTGCTACGCGTTCAGCACATTTACTAAGCTTAGCAAAAATAGATGGCAAGGTTGTTTTAATTGAAGGTGGTAAAGATCCTGCTGAGCTTGTGGCTGCACATAAAGAAAAATTACTTTTTACTATATTAGAAAAAGGTTTAGAACTTGGAGAATTTTACATAAGAAGTATTATTTCTAATTTTGATCTAAATTCAGCACTTAATAAACAAAAAGCTTTGGAAGAAGTTCAAAAATATACTTTTAACCTTGAGCCTTTAATAGCAAATTCTTATACCAATTTAGTAGCAAATCTTTTAGGGGTAAATTCTTATGATATAAAGCTTTCTAAAAACACAAAAAAGAATTTTTCAAATCCTACTTTTAATCTTGCAAAAAAAACAAAAATCAACAACATAAGTGAGTTAGAACTTTTAAAATTTTTACACGAAAATCCAAAGGCTTTAAATTTATTTCATCTTTTAAGTTCAAAAGAGTATTTTTTACATCAAGATATAATAGAAGCTATTTTAGATGGTAAAGATTTTGAAGATCCAAATATCAGAGAACTTTATGAATTAGAAAATATAAAAATTCTAAACAATCTTGAAGAATTTTTATATGCTATTTGTAAAATCAATTTTGCTTATTTTAACAAACTTACAAATTTGACTTTAAAACAAGTGTATAAAAAACAAATATATCACATATTAAATCAAAATTTAGAAAAAATCAAAAAAAATTACCAAGATGATGAGAATTTTTTTCAACATTTAATGGAAGTATTAAAAAATATACAATTTTTAAACGATGAAGAAGGCTTGGAACTTTTTTTTGCTAGATTACAAAAAAACATAAAAGATAAAAAAGCAATTTATTATGATTTTGAAAATGAAACTTTTTAAACAAAAATTAGCATAAAAATTAAAAATACTTCACTACAATAAACAAAAAAATCGAAAGGACAAAATGAAAGCATTAGCACTTTTTAGTGGCGGGCTTGATTCTATGCTTGCTATAAAACTTATAAGCTCTCAAGGCATAGAAGTAAAAGCTTTAAATATAAACATAGGCTTTGGCTCAACAAGCGATAAAAGCGAGATTATGGCAAAACGCGCTGCTATGGCAGGAGCTAGTTTTGAAATGATAGATGTAAGAAATTCATATTTGCAAGAGGTTTTGTTTAATCCCCAATATGGCTATGGTAAGCATTTTAATCCTTGTATAGATTGTCATGCTTTTATGTTTAAAACGGCTCTTTCAATGTTAAAAGATGAAAATGCAAATTTTATCATTACAGGAGAGGTGGTTGGCCAACGCCCAATGAGCCAAAGAAATGATGCTATGGCTAAGGTTAAAAAACTAGCTCTTGATGAGGAAGATTTGATTTTGCGTCCTATGTGTGCTAAAAATTTACCTTTAACTAAGCCTGAAAGGGAAGGTTGGGTAGATAGGCAAAAATTAGAAGGCATTAGTGGAAGAAGCAGAAAAAGACAACTTGAACTAGCTGCCAAATTTGGTTTTGAAGACTTTGAAAGCCCTGGAGGAGGATGCTTATTAACACTTGAGAGTTTTTCAAATAAAATTAAAGATTTCATTAAATTTGATAAAAATATGCAAGTGAATGATGCTCAACTTTTAAAATACGGCCGTCATTTAAGACTCCCAAATGGTGCTAAAATGATAATAGGCAGAAATGAGCTAGAAAATCAATTTTTAAAAGAATTAAAAACCGATAAATACGCAGAAATAAAATTATTTGATTTAATCGGTGCTTATTCTTTGGTAGATGAAAACATAAACAATGAGGATTTAAATTTAGCCCTTAGCATAGCATTAACTTATGCAAAAACTCAAAGCAATATCCAATACAAAATAGGCTTTAAAAATAAAATTTTCCAAAGCATGGCTTTTGAAGATAAAAATAAAATTCAAAAATTTTTTATTAGTTAAACTACCCTTTTTAGGGTAGTTTTTTAAAATTTCTTTCTTCTTACTTCTGCAACTATATCAGCTGACATTACATCAACTTCATTGGCTACAGAATTAGTCGCATGTGCAATTTGTGAATTTTCTTTAGTTAATCCATCAATTACTGATACTGCTTGATTGATTTGAGAAATTCCCAAAGCTTGTTCTTTTATACTCTCACCCATTTCATTAATAGATTGTACTAAGATATTAGTATTAGCTTCAATCTCACCTAATGATTTTTGAGTTCTTTCTGCTAAGTTTCTAACTTCATCTGCAACAACAGCAAAGCCTCTACCATGTTCACCAGCACGCGCTGCTTCAATAGCAGCATTTAATGCAAGTAAATTAATTTGATCAGCAATATCTCTAATTACATCTGTAACTTCTTTAATATCACTACTTTGTTTAATAACCTCTTCAGTTCTTGCTGCTACTGCATTCATAGAAGCACTCATCTCTTCAACAGCAGCTGCACTTTCTTGTAAAGAATCAGCTTGTCTTTGAGCACCATCATTAAGTTGTAAAACACTTTCTTTTAATGCATCAGCTTTAGTTTGCAACAATTCACCTTGTTTTAAAGAAGCTTGAAGCATTTTTTTAATTTCTACGCCTACTGCATTGATTGATTTTTCTATTTCACCTTCTGCATTTTCAAGTTTATCTGAAAAATCAAGATTTTGAAAACTTGCAAAAACCCTTTCTATTTCGTTTAAATCCTTTCCTATTTTTCTTTGCATATCTTCAAGCATTTTATTTAATACTTCTTTTAATTCTATGAGTTTTGGGTTTACTGGTGTAGTTTCTATTCTTTGAGTAAAATGGCCTTTTTCTATATCATGAGATACATCTAAGATATTTTTAACAGTTATCTCATCTTTTTCAAGATTTGCTTGTATATATTGCACATTATCATTTATAGCTCCAGCCATTTTTCCTATTTCATCATTATATCTTGGGATTAATTCTTCTATGTTTGGAATTTCGTGGTTTAAATATTTAAAAAATTTCATAAGATGATTTTGCAATCTTTGAACTCTAATAGTCACTATACTTTTCATTGCAAAAGATAAAACAATAATTATAACAACAACCCCAATCAAACTACTAATTAATATCAAATTTCTAAGAGTACTAATTGGTTCGTATATAGTTTTAGTAGGTGCTATAGCAAGCATTGACCAATAAATTCCAGTATTTGGCCACACTTCAAAAACTCTTATAGCTCCATGATAATCATCACCCTTATCAGAAACATAGTCAATGCCTTTAACTTGAATTTCTTTTGTAGCTTCTAAAACATTAGTTGCATTTGGATTAATATCAGTTATTTTTTTAGTAACAAAATCAGCATTTGGATGTGTAGCTATAACTCCTCCATTAGATAATAAAATTCTTCTATCTCCTTGATAAACAGATCTTGATGGATCATTAAAATCATTAGCTAAAATTTTCATATCAAATATCATGCCAAGCACACCCAATACCTTGCCATTTTTATCTATCAAAGGTGTAGCTATATTTGATCCAAATATTTTTTCTCCATTAACATCAAACCACCTAGGTTCACCAAAATAAAGCTTATCGCCTTTCATAATATGTTCAACACCTCTTAAAGAAGCTATATCAGAACTAGCCTGTATAGTTGTCATCCCACCTGCTTCTTTTACATCTTTATCTTTCATTAAAACCATAAATTCTTTTCCATTGATAAAATATTTATCATCAACACCTAAATTTTTATACGCAGTTCCATCTTTTAAATAATAATACCCATATGCTATAGTAGAACTAGCATCTATTGTTTCTCCAAGTATATTTTCTATCCTTTTTTCAGATATAGGCCCTTCTTCTAATAAAGTGTTAAAAATTTTTTGAGTCCCAATAGCAGAAATAAAAAAAGACTTTATAGCCGCTTCTGCTGAATTTGTATAGCGAAAAACAGAAGTCATCAATGTTTTATTGATCTGCTCGTTTAAAGTCTCAGTTGATCTTTGGATAATAAGCAAAGAAATGCCACCTAAAATAACAACAACAGTAAAAACAACAATAGCAATAACTTTAGTGCTAAGTTTTAAATTACGCAACATTGAAGTTTTCTCCTTTCACGAAAAATAATTTCTTATCATTATAAATAATTATTTATTAAAGAAATATAAATTTTATTAACTTAATATTTATTTTATTAAAACTAAATTTATCTTTTTTGCAAATAATCTACATATATGATAAAATAGGGGGGGGGATATAATAAAAATTAATATTAAAATAATTATTCTTGTTTAAAATATATTTAAAATATAAATTAATTTTGCTAAAATAAAAATTTATACATTTAATATAATTATTTATTTTAAAATTCACTCTTACTTCACTTAAAAAACTATATAATTCTCGCATAAAAACAAAGGAGAAAAAATGAAAAAGAAAATCACTGCGTTATTAACAGCTTTAAGCCTTTCAAGTTTTGCTTATGCTGATGGAATTTATGGGGTAATTGTTGATGTTAATGATGGTGCAAAAACTATTTTAATCGATACAACCTATGGGCAAAAAATGAATATAAAAATTCTACCAAATACTGAAATTGATATGGATGATTGTGGAATTTTTGGTATGGATAAATATGGAACTTTTAGAGATTTAAAAGTAGGAACTTTTATAGAAGCTGAAGTATTTCATGGATATGCACAAACTACGCCAAACCCACAAACTC
The genomic region above belongs to Campylobacter peloridis LMG 23910 and contains:
- the dnaG gene encoding DNA primase produces the protein MIEQTSIEQLLQKADIVDIIAHYIEVKRQGSGYVCVCPFHDDKNPSMHINSVKGFYHCFACKAGGNVFKFVMDYEKLNFIEAVEKVASWSNFSLSYTTQKQDNKKSLTHILPTLNAFYKQNLSKNKEALTYLYQRGLNDEDIRKFELGFAPNSNETLRLLQNEQIHHNDALEVGAIKQNDNGIYASFINRITFSIYDHKNLLIGFGGRTLDENNMAKYVNSPQSKLFDKSRVFYALNLAKDEIYKQKEMIICEGYMDAIAFHKAGFKNAVAVLGTALGEHHIPLIKRLEAKVILCFDNDNAGLNAATRSAHLLSLAKIDGKVVLIEGGKDPAELVAAHKEKLLFTILEKGLELGEFYIRSIISNFDLNSALNKQKALEEVQKYTFNLEPLIANSYTNLVANLLGVNSYDIKLSKNTKKNFSNPTFNLAKKTKINNISELELLKFLHENPKALNLFHLLSSKEYFLHQDIIEAILDGKDFEDPNIRELYELENIKILNNLEEFLYAICKINFAYFNKLTNLTLKQVYKKQIYHILNQNLEKIKKNYQDDENFFQHLMEVLKNIQFLNDEEGLELFFARLQKNIKDKKAIYYDFENETF
- a CDS encoding MnmA/TRMU family protein; protein product: MKALALFSGGLDSMLAIKLISSQGIEVKALNINIGFGSTSDKSEIMAKRAAMAGASFEMIDVRNSYLQEVLFNPQYGYGKHFNPCIDCHAFMFKTALSMLKDENANFIITGEVVGQRPMSQRNDAMAKVKKLALDEEDLILRPMCAKNLPLTKPEREGWVDRQKLEGISGRSRKRQLELAAKFGFEDFESPGGGCLLTLESFSNKIKDFIKFDKNMQVNDAQLLKYGRHLRLPNGAKMIIGRNELENQFLKELKTDKYAEIKLFDLIGAYSLVDENINNEDLNLALSIALTYAKTQSNIQYKIGFKNKIFQSMAFEDKNKIQKFFIS